TGACATCGCGATTAAAAATAAGGAGTTGTCGCAATGATACTGGGCGTTATTTTTGAAAGACTATTATTTCTTGCAACATTTTTGTGCTCTCTAACGGCAGGATTTCTTTTTGCTTTTTCGGTGGTTGTAATGCCAGGTTTAAAGCGACTTAATAACCGGGAGTTTATTCGTGCATTTCAAGTGATTGATGGCGTGATACAAAATAACCAGCCGCTATTCATCGTCGTTTGGGTGGGGTCTATTGTTGCGCTGTTGGCGTCGTTTTTACTGAGCCTTAGCGTATTGGAGGGCGGCGTGAACTTGCAGCTAATGTTTGCAACGCTTGTCTATATTTTCGGTGTCCAATTGCCCACTTTTATCATTAATGTGCCGTTGAACAACAAACTTCAATCTTTGCGTGTTGATGCTTTGGATGATTCTGCGGGATTAAAAGCACGCAATGAATTCGAGCCGAGCTGGAATAAATGGAATAGCTTTAGGTCAATTCTCTCAATTTTAGTGTCGCTTCTATTGATCTCTTTGTGAATTAAAATTTCAGGAGGGGCAAAGCTGGCTATCGGTTGTGCTGAGCTCAATAACCATGAGCTCAATAACCATGAGCTCAATAACCATGAGCTCAATAGGACACCCACTCGCCATTGGTTACGAAATCAAGTTGACTGTAACTGCAAATTTGAAATCAGCAAAAGCCCATGTAGATATGAACCTAAAAAATGGGCTATTTACTCCCAGCTTAAACCGCGCGCTAGAAAAAATAGATCTAGCTAACTGAATAATATGGGCGAAAACGTAAGTACGATCAATAGGGTCAACGATCAACGGGGTCAGAGACATTGATCGTTTTCCAATGATCTATTTTTTTGTCATATCGTGTTCTTGAGTTAGTTCTATATTCTGCTTTCGGCCAATAGAGGACGTTGGAAATTCAATGACCCTGAACCGAATGGCACCTACTTATGCTCTAAAACCAGCAGCCATAGGGCTCAGCGACTCATTTTTTGAATGAAAGACTTTGCTCTACATACCTCTGTCCTGCGGAAACAACCAAAAAACAACTAAGCATCATTATTGTCAGTAACACTTGATGGGCTTGAACCACCCATACTTACTGAGATTAAGGTCTTAAGTAAGTGCCATTCGACCCTGAACCCTTTGGTCTGTTCATTAAGGCTAAATATATGTGCTGTGGCAGAACGCTAATGGAAATGTTGCTTGATGGAAAAATGAATTGGGTTGAGAAGAATTTAGCTCAGACGTGACCTGACATTTACCCGCTATTCGGAGCGGCAAATTTCAGGTTAAGTCTGAGCTACTAAAAAAAATAGCTCAGTTCTACGCTGACAGCCACCCTCTAAATTAACTGGGAACTGAAAGATCAAATCTGAGCCACGATAAATAAAGTCGATTGGGATTGCCTTCTTATCTGTGACCTTTAGTTAACAACGTTGATTTCCATTATAGTTCCATTTGATTTGCAATCCATTTCCGGATCGTCAAATTCCGGCTCATAATCACAAGCTTCTACGCGAATGGAATAAGTCCCGGTTTCAAGATTTCTAAATGTGTGATCAGAATCATAACCAGTTA
The Teredinibacter franksiae DNA segment above includes these coding regions:
- a CDS encoding anthrone oxygenase family protein, translated to MILGVIFERLLFLATFLCSLTAGFLFAFSVVVMPGLKRLNNREFIRAFQVIDGVIQNNQPLFIVVWVGSIVALLASFLLSLSVLEGGVNLQLMFATLVYIFGVQLPTFIINVPLNNKLQSLRVDALDDSAGLKARNEFEPSWNKWNSFRSILSILVSLLLISL